In Ureibacillus thermophilus, the genomic stretch AAAAAATTATTGGCGCGCCCATGCCCACTTATTATTCTACAACTGGTTAAACTACTACGTTTACCAAGAAACGCCGTACGATTGGCACTATGTGGAAGATGCCATTAATTTCGAAATTTAAACAGAGCTGTAAAAATTCTTCTATTTCGGAAGAATTTTTACAGCTCTTATTTTTAGATGAAAAACATTGCCACAATCGTAGTTACAACGAGTCCGATTACAACAGGAACTAAATTTCGTCTCGCCAATTCAAACGGACTTACGTTACAGATGGCAGCAGCCGGAATTAACGCCCATGGTACAAGCGTTCCCCCGCCGACATAAATCGCTGCAATTTGCCCAAGGGCCGTAAGCGTTGCAGTTCCATCGCCAATGACTGTTCCAAATAGATTGGCAATGGAGCCGACTAATGAAATGCCCGAAAATCCGGACCCATCTAATCCGGTAATAGCGCCGACACCAGCAACGGTTACTGCCGCAACTTCCGCTGTCATTGGCACAACGGCTGCCAAAGCGCCCCCTAAATCGTTGATGATGCCTTGGGATGTTTCAGGCAAATAGTCGCCGATGATTTGTGTGAATCCTGAATCTCCTAAATAGAAGAAAGCGGCGATTGGAATCACTGGTCCAAACACTTTAAAACCAAATTGGAATCCTTGAATTAAGTAACTTGTCGTTTTTTCAAGTCCTGCATTTTTATGGGCAAACATGGATAGGAGCAGCAGAAGTACAAGGGTTGTTCCGCCAATGAGCGCCGTTGCATCCCCGCCGGTTAAATCAAAAATCGCCATCGCGACTACATTTAATAAGAAGGTAATCGGTATTAAAATAGCAAAAAATCGTTTTTGATTTTTCGTTAAGAGATGTGCTTCCACTTCCTCTTCGTCTTCTTGGCCACCATCAAAACCGCCAACCATCTCAATAGTTCCCCGTTTCAAATCCCTTCTGAGCAAGAAAAATGCTGTAAAAGTTGTCACAACGCCCATCACGATGACAAGAGGAACGCTAGCAGAAATGACATCGCTAACAGGGAGTCCTGCTGCATCAGCCGTCAATTTCGGTGCGCCTTGAATGATAAAATCGCCAGATAGCGCAATCCCATGCCCGAATAAGTTCATCGCCATTGCCACGCCAAGAGCAGGAAGTCCAGCTCGTATCGCAACAGGCAATAACACCGCTCCAAGCAGCGCAACAGCAGGGGATGGCCAGAAGAACCAGGAAATCACCATCATTAAAATCCCTATTGTCCAATAGGCAAGCGTCGGATTTTTAATGATTTTCGTAAAAGGGGAGACCATCACTTCGTTAATTTCCGTTTTTAAAAGCACCCGGCTCATGGCGACAATAACGCAAATGATAATGATGGTCGATAGTAGTTCCGTAATAGCGTAGATGAAACTAGAAAAGACTTTGCTAGTGGAAGCCACCAAATCCCCGGTTGCCACAAAAGAAAGTAAAAAAATTCCAACAATACAAACAAGGGTCGTATCCCGCCGCTTCACCATAAAGCCAATGATCAGCACGATGAACACGACGTATATCCAATGTAGTGCCGTCAACTCAATTCCCATTTAGTCACATCCTCAATTCGTTTTTGTCTAGCATATGAGGCAAATGACTAATGGGTGTGTGCTCGATCGCTTATTGAAAGAATTTGAGAACATTACTGTTTTTCATCGCTTCTCGTTTTTGTTTATTGTTTACATGGGTATAAATCTGCGTTGTGCTTAAATTGGTATGCCCCATTAGTTCTTGGATTGTGACAAGGTCAACCCCCTCCCGCACAAGTCTTGTGCCGAAAGAATGGCGCAGTTTATGGGAAGACAATGGTTTGTTTTGTAAGTAGGAAAAATCAGGCAAACTCTTCAACTTCTCAAAAGTTTCTTCCGCAATCATTTGAATTCTTCTTCTTGAAATTCTTTCTCCCCGCTTTGAAAGGAAAAAAGCATTTTGATGTTCTGGTTTTGGGGTAGGGCGGTACATGCGCTCGTACTCTAATAGCAATTGAAATAAGGCATCCGGCAAGGGGATGTATCGCACTTTATTGCCTTTCCCCAACACATTGATGCCCGGTTCATGTTCATCCCGAATCAGGTCGGTTGTATTCAAATTATGGATTTCAATCACCCTTAACCCCGCAAGACCCA encodes the following:
- a CDS encoding tyrosine-type recombinase/integrase, with the protein product MEQFKQPIIDHYEDELDIFQTYLEDLGYSPHTITCYLSDVQSFLLFLFHKNEKFISLDEVSSKQIQEFLRKTQKGKAKTTRNRRLMALRTFFKSLVKAEELAFNPAVDVEMAKTEKNLLPTYLNDEELRLLFQCIKHDQYHIRNKCILMLMGLAGLRVIEIHNLNTTDLIRDEHEPGINVLGKGNKVRYIPLPDALFQLLLEYERMYRPTPKPEHQNAFFLSKRGERISRRRIQMIAEETFEKLKSLPDFSYLQNKPLSSHKLRHSFGTRLVREGVDLVTIQELMGHTNLSTTQIYTHVNNKQKREAMKNSNVLKFFQ